ACCGAGGCCGGGGCGTCCTGACGGAACGTTGGAAATACGATCCAGCCGGCCTGCGCCGTCGCTTCGGCCTGGGCCACCGATGATTTCGGGGCTGCCGCATGCGCGACGGTGCCCTTTCGGGTGTCGTGAAAAAGCGGTCCGAGGGAGGCCCCGGGAAAGGCCGAAACAAGGTCGATGGACTGATTTTTCAGGCTGATGGGGCGTGGATGCGCCACAAGGCGACCGTCGTCGGGGCGAACGATCGCCAGCTCGTCCGAGAACAGTTGCCAATCACGCAGGTGGCACAGGGAGGCGCATAGTGTGCTTTTCCCGGCGCCCGGGAATCCGGGCAGGATGACGGCCCGGTCATGTCGCGCAAGCACGGCGGCGTGCAGGACCAGATAGCCCAGCGAACGGCTGGCAATTGTCCAGTTGAGCCCCCATTCGAGCAGTGGTGCGGCCTGGTCGGCGGGAAGGGGCAGGAAGGGCGTCTGTGAGTCGACCTGAAACCGGACCTGTTTGCGCCAGAGGCGTCTGACGCCCTTGCCGGGCAGGAGCTGAACGTCGAAATCGACAAACGCATCCGATGACAGGCGCGCAAATCCTTCGTAAAAGCGGTCGAGATGGCTCCGGACTTCCGGAAACGACGATTGAACGCGGACGTTGAACGGGGGGATGCGAATAATCGTGTCGAGCACGGGAGGGGGCTTGAGCCTCAGTTGGCGCTCTTAGTCGCTGGAGTCGCGAAATATATCAAGCTTGATCAGCTGTTTCAAAGCGGTTTCGGCGTCGTCCCGAACCTCCGGGGGCACGGCCTCGATCAGGAATTCGGCCGGGATGGCGTGCGCTGAGTGCATCAGATGCTCG
The nucleotide sequence above comes from Nitrogeniibacter mangrovi. Encoded proteins:
- a CDS encoding HprK-related kinase A, translated to MLDTIIRIPPFNVRVQSSFPEVRSHLDRFYEGFARLSSDAFVDFDVQLLPGKGVRRLWRKQVRFQVDSQTPFLPLPADQAAPLLEWGLNWTIASRSLGYLVLHAAVLARHDRAVILPGFPGAGKSTLCASLCHLRDWQLFSDELAIVRPDDGRLVAHPRPISLKNQSIDLVSAFPGASLGPLFHDTRKGTVAHAAAPKSSVAQAEATAQAGWIVFPTFRQDAPASVDEISRAEAFMLIQQQSFNQERMGDVGFETLCALLTQSRCYRIEYGSTEDGLNAIQQIVESTP